A DNA window from Niabella yanshanensis contains the following coding sequences:
- a CDS encoding alpha-L-rhamnosidase-related protein has translation MQNPFKAITMMCKYILATTLILFFSSNNSYSSTPPERFEWNAKWIACSADEGLQYGAYYFRKKINLQAKPTSFIVNLSADNQYKLYVNDSLVSVGPARGNLNNWYYETVDLSPYLKAGDNQVAALVYNEAQYRPEAQITLRTAFILQGNSTKEDILNTNESWKCIRDDAFKPIPGFYFAASKGQLVDMNKTIAGWETTGLDDRRWPAAAVLFDGKLKGMSDGFAWSLTASIIPARERHHERIALLRSVEGMKTSSNFPSIKSDQVVPANTTAVLLLDQSYLTNAFLTLQFSGGKNAGISISYAESLFDDIDKFGMRKSNRNEIDGKDFSGRKDSIISNGNSGQIFTPFNFRTYRYIRLLIKTGDDPLVINDIYGLYTAYPFKQNARFVSNSDTLQQILDIGWRTCRLNAYDTYTDCPYYEQLQYIGDTRIQAMISYYYSGDDRLAKHALNLIDNSRLPEGITQSRYPTHGTQIISTFSLWYIGMLHDFWYYRNDPKFVQQKLMGVRAILHFFENYQNADGSLQHTPYWTFVDWANGADWFVGAPPKGKDGSSSIIDLQLLWAYQWAMEMEQQLGVSYYASFYRQKAEQLKATIKTKYWDATKMLFADTPDKTRFSQHANTLAILTGTANEKDYENISRQLLSNTALTQCTIYFKYYLHMALVKSGKGNGYLDWLDVWRDNIKMGLTTWAEISDLYTSRSDCHAWGSSPNIEFFRTVLGIDSDAPGFQKIKIVPHLGNLTNVSGEIPHPAGKIKASYQLKSKQWTIAVTIPPGIKGRFVWGGKSYPLTKETTHLRLIK, from the coding sequence ATGCAAAACCCTTTTAAAGCTATTACAATGATGTGCAAATACATTTTGGCAACAACCCTCATTTTATTTTTTTCGTCTAACAATAGCTATTCTTCCACCCCACCTGAGCGATTTGAGTGGAATGCGAAATGGATCGCATGCAGCGCCGACGAGGGCCTGCAATATGGAGCTTACTATTTTCGTAAAAAAATAAACCTGCAGGCAAAACCCACATCATTTATTGTAAATCTGTCAGCAGATAACCAGTATAAACTATATGTAAACGATTCGCTCGTATCTGTGGGACCGGCCAGGGGCAATTTAAATAACTGGTATTACGAAACGGTAGATTTATCCCCCTATCTTAAAGCAGGCGACAACCAGGTGGCCGCATTGGTGTACAACGAAGCACAATACCGTCCGGAAGCCCAAATAACATTGCGCACGGCTTTTATACTACAGGGCAACAGCACCAAAGAAGATATTCTAAACACCAATGAAAGCTGGAAATGCATCAGGGACGATGCATTCAAGCCTATTCCCGGCTTTTATTTCGCTGCAAGCAAAGGTCAGTTGGTAGATATGAATAAAACGATTGCAGGATGGGAAACCACCGGGCTGGATGATCGTAGATGGCCGGCAGCCGCAGTGCTTTTTGATGGCAAATTAAAAGGCATGTCCGACGGATTTGCGTGGAGCCTGACTGCTTCAATTATTCCAGCCAGAGAAAGGCACCATGAAAGGATCGCTTTGCTTAGAAGCGTTGAGGGCATGAAAACTTCCAGTAACTTTCCATCTATAAAATCAGACCAGGTAGTTCCAGCCAATACGACAGCCGTTTTATTGCTCGACCAGTCTTACCTTACGAATGCATTCCTGACCTTACAATTTAGCGGTGGAAAAAATGCGGGTATCTCCATCAGCTATGCTGAATCGTTATTTGATGATATCGATAAGTTCGGTATGCGCAAAAGCAACAGGAATGAAATAGATGGGAAGGACTTCTCCGGACGAAAGGACAGTATTATTTCGAATGGCAATAGCGGGCAAATATTCACACCGTTTAATTTCAGAACCTACCGATATATCAGGCTATTAATTAAAACCGGTGACGATCCCCTTGTAATCAATGATATTTATGGCTTATACACGGCTTACCCCTTTAAGCAAAATGCAAGGTTTGTCAGTAATAGCGATACATTACAGCAAATACTGGACATTGGATGGCGAACCTGCCGTTTAAATGCCTACGACACTTATACCGATTGCCCTTATTACGAACAACTGCAATACATAGGCGACACCAGGATACAGGCGATGATATCGTACTACTATAGCGGAGACGACCGGCTGGCAAAGCACGCCTTAAACCTTATCGATAATTCGCGGTTGCCGGAAGGCATTACCCAAAGCAGATATCCAACACATGGCACCCAAATCATCTCCACTTTCTCACTGTGGTATATCGGTATGTTACACGATTTCTGGTATTATCGCAATGATCCAAAGTTTGTTCAGCAAAAACTGATGGGGGTAAGAGCCATATTACATTTTTTTGAAAATTACCAGAATGCGGACGGCTCGTTGCAGCATACACCCTACTGGACTTTTGTAGATTGGGCCAACGGCGCAGACTGGTTTGTGGGCGCTCCCCCAAAAGGAAAAGACGGCAGCTCTTCTATTATCGACCTGCAGCTTCTTTGGGCTTATCAGTGGGCGATGGAAATGGAACAACAACTGGGGGTTTCCTACTATGCCAGCTTCTACCGCCAAAAAGCGGAACAGCTAAAAGCAACTATTAAAACTAAATACTGGGACGCCACTAAAATGCTATTTGCAGACACCCCGGACAAAACAAGATTTTCGCAACATGCAAATACCCTGGCCATTCTTACCGGTACAGCAAATGAAAAAGACTACGAAAACATATCCCGTCAACTACTCAGTAACACCGCACTTACCCAATGCACGATTTACTTCAAATATTATCTGCACATGGCTTTGGTAAAATCAGGTAAAGGAAATGGATATCTGGACTGGCTCGACGTTTGGCGCGACAACATAAAAATGGGCCTCACTACCTGGGCTGAGATCTCCGACCTATACACTTCCCGGTCTGACTGCCATGCCTGGGGAAGTAGCCCCAATATTGAGTTCTTCAGAACCGTCCTGGGCATCGACAGTGACGCGCCGGGATTTCAAAAAATTAAAATAGTGCCTCACCTGGGCAACCTTACCAATGTTAGTGGCGAAATCCCGCATCCTGCTGGAAAGATAAAAGCTTCCTATCAGTTAAAGAGCAAACAATGGACTATAGCGGTTACCATTCCACCTGGCATCAAAGGCCGGTTCGTGTGGGGCGGAAAAAGCTATCCGCTCACAAAAGAAACCACCCATTTAAGACTGATTAAGTAA
- a CDS encoding sigma-70 family RNA polymerase sigma factor, with amino-acid sequence MTHINTIDALKASDEVVFGELFRDYNFRVYSYILSKTNSPYIAEEATQLTFIKLWEHRDSLQEQLPLSGQIFRIAKTTCIDLLRKESVRLRHLAKQKSGVKPGDAMDVLHEKELQNKLDVAVKQMPPVRRLIFNLSRFEAKSHKEIAYMLSLSVRTVESHIHLALKQLTNLFFALLALLFLF; translated from the coding sequence ATGACGCATATTAATACGATTGATGCATTAAAAGCAAGCGATGAAGTAGTATTCGGTGAACTTTTTCGCGATTATAACTTCAGGGTGTACTCCTACATTTTATCTAAAACTAATTCTCCTTATATAGCAGAGGAAGCTACCCAACTTACTTTTATAAAGTTGTGGGAACACAGAGATAGCTTACAGGAACAGCTTCCGTTATCGGGGCAAATATTTCGCATAGCTAAAACCACCTGTATCGATCTTTTAAGAAAGGAATCTGTCCGGCTGCGGCATTTGGCAAAGCAGAAATCTGGCGTCAAGCCAGGAGATGCAATGGATGTATTACATGAAAAAGAATTGCAGAATAAGTTGGATGTAGCTGTAAAGCAAATGCCACCGGTGAGAAGACTGATTTTTAACTTAAGCCGTTTTGAAGCCAAATCACATAAAGAAATCGCCTATATGCTTTCATTATCTGTGAGAACAGTTGAAAGTCATATTCATTTAGCTCTTAAGCAGTTAACTAATTTATTTTTCGCACTGCTAGCCCTATTGTTCCTTTTTTAA
- a CDS encoding FecR family protein has product MITQDLIKKFFRQECTPEERDAVLKYFETNPEAFDGYWDEQEWEHLEGLKERDARLTEKMFSKVSRRTTRKKSLLLLKNAGIAASVLLLLLVGGSILYNTRNDSNVVSMRGQSAAMSGRWLQRENTGNTPLDILLDDGSLVIVKPGGCISYHQPFDKNGERVICLEGEALFKVAKDKNRPFRVFSDALVTTALGTSFTIKAIAGKELITVALHEGRVVVKPSRMLKAGWEKDFFLLPGDQLLYNKTLETAILQVGKKVRHLAITTAVEKRDAASEVVKPDWYKFDGMPLKKVIEQLEVYYGVDIRYASPDMEDKYFTIRIDKHDSIENVLNDIALLNDFILTKKNGVYFLLKK; this is encoded by the coding sequence ATGATAACGCAGGATTTAATCAAAAAGTTTTTCAGGCAGGAGTGTACACCAGAGGAACGCGATGCTGTATTGAAATATTTTGAGACCAATCCTGAGGCGTTTGACGGTTATTGGGATGAGCAGGAATGGGAACATCTTGAGGGGCTGAAGGAAAGAGATGCAAGGCTTACAGAGAAGATGTTTTCAAAGGTGAGCAGGCGTACTACCAGGAAAAAGAGTTTGCTCTTACTGAAGAATGCTGGTATTGCTGCATCTGTTTTGTTGCTGCTATTGGTTGGTGGATCGATACTTTATAACACCCGTAATGATAGCAATGTAGTGTCAATGCGCGGGCAATCAGCGGCAATGTCTGGCAGGTGGCTGCAACGTGAGAATACCGGTAATACGCCGTTGGATATTTTGCTGGACGACGGATCTTTAGTCATTGTGAAGCCTGGTGGGTGTATCAGTTATCATCAACCGTTTGATAAAAATGGAGAAAGGGTAATTTGCCTGGAAGGAGAAGCATTGTTTAAAGTGGCAAAAGATAAGAACAGGCCTTTTCGGGTCTTTTCAGATGCATTGGTTACAACAGCGTTGGGTACATCCTTTACTATAAAAGCAATTGCTGGCAAAGAATTGATCACGGTTGCGTTACATGAAGGACGCGTTGTGGTGAAACCATCACGCATGCTCAAGGCAGGTTGGGAAAAGGACTTCTTTTTGCTGCCGGGGGATCAACTGCTTTATAATAAAACCTTGGAGACTGCAATCTTACAGGTAGGCAAAAAGGTTCGCCACCTTGCAATAACAACAGCTGTTGAGAAGCGGGATGCGGCTTCCGAAGTAGTAAAGCCCGATTGGTATAAGTTTGACGGAATGCCGCTCAAAAAAGTAATTGAACAATTAGAAGTTTATTATGGAGTTGACATACGATATGCTTCACCAGATATGGAAGATAAATACTTTACCATACGGATTGATAAACATGACTCCATTGAAAATGTCCTAAACGATATAGCACTGCTGAACGATTTTATTTTAACAAAGAAAAACGGCGTTTATTTTCTACTAAAAAAATAG
- a CDS encoding SusC/RagA family TonB-linked outer membrane protein: MNTKLLLGPYFLCTLFIFLFIPMLVGAQDGRTDVRGVVRSEGGDLLRGVTVVIKNARADFTVSTQTDSLGIFRFSQLPAGEGYSFSISSVGFEPQELTGYQLKANANFTLSIKLKETGQSLNEVVVIGYGTQRKGDITSSVASVKAEDFIKGAVKDAGQLIQGKVAGLTVINPSGDPTGSTQLILRGQSTLMGVNQNPLVLIDGVPGDLRMITPQDIESVDVLKDGSAAAIYGTRGTNGVIFITTKRAGANNRTSVEYSTYAGIQKIARQLTMSTAADMRAQIESGQRKNELIDQGAATDWLKEITRTPVIQDHNLTIRGGNGVTNYLASLNYDNAQGLFLKSFNQIFSGRFDINHSMFDNKLKLNVNAFSSSRRLNGFNSNIYRQALMQNPTAPLKNEDGTWFQELTKFDYQSPVSDIMESDGETSESLSRYNGTISFLPVKGLKFSALFSYSKWMQKYGYAETKQHASTLRDGRNGYANDGGAQSIDRLTELTGEYTKSFNRHNLTALAGYSYQENDYTNHYMENWDFPTDIFSWHNIGLGRAISSGEFVGLIRNYKTETNLVGFFGRLSYNYDQRYLLMASLRREKASQLWGTRNPWGVFPAVSAGWRISREKFMQNQNVFDDLKLRVGYGVTGSQPSDLFRGVALLGYSGFVLSDGKWVQTIIPTQNANPDLKWEEKRETNIGLDFSMLKGRLSGSIDLYNRQIHNLLYLFEVPSPPNLYNRTLANVGTLENKGLEVLVNFTPVMRKNFQWNSMVNFSTNSNKLKSLSNDLYRTSTDYLRVGAIFPPIQTFSHLLRVGGSVGDFYGYKVVDIGNDPADAANYGQWIYEGRDGTPVKYADFAHAFEDKKVIGNGLPRYYLTWNNNLQYKSWDLGITQRGAFKFQVANLQRMMFENPTQAQYNLLKNAYDPVYGKAVLKSPVEFNSYYIENGDFWKIDNITLGYSIKTDKIKYIKSARIYIATLNTFIITGYKGIDPEVSLRNGTSSAQSGVLQVPTSGLDPGMDSPYKYPTTRTFSIGLNVNF; encoded by the coding sequence ATGAACACAAAATTGTTATTGGGGCCATATTTCTTATGCACATTATTTATCTTTCTTTTTATCCCGATGTTGGTCGGTGCCCAGGACGGTAGAACTGATGTCCGGGGCGTTGTTAGGTCGGAGGGCGGCGACTTACTGAGAGGTGTCACCGTTGTTATTAAAAATGCCAGGGCCGATTTTACAGTTTCAACCCAAACAGATAGCCTGGGAATTTTTCGCTTCTCTCAATTACCTGCCGGCGAGGGGTACAGTTTTTCTATTTCTTCCGTGGGTTTTGAGCCGCAGGAGCTAACCGGGTACCAGCTTAAAGCTAACGCTAACTTTACACTCTCAATTAAACTGAAAGAAACCGGGCAGTCGCTCAACGAGGTGGTAGTGATTGGTTATGGTACCCAGCGTAAAGGCGATATTACCAGTTCTGTGGCTTCAGTTAAGGCTGAAGATTTTATCAAAGGCGCGGTAAAAGATGCCGGACAGCTGATCCAGGGTAAAGTAGCTGGCTTAACGGTGATAAATCCCAGCGGTGATCCAACCGGTTCTACGCAATTGATTTTGAGAGGCCAGTCTACTTTAATGGGGGTTAATCAAAATCCTTTGGTATTAATAGATGGTGTTCCGGGAGATCTGAGAATGATAACACCGCAGGATATAGAATCAGTTGATGTGCTAAAAGACGGATCCGCAGCCGCTATTTACGGAACGCGCGGTACAAATGGTGTTATATTTATTACTACGAAACGGGCGGGAGCTAATAACCGTACATCCGTAGAGTACAGTACATACGCGGGGATTCAAAAAATTGCACGCCAGCTGACTATGTCAACGGCTGCCGATATGCGCGCGCAGATCGAATCGGGGCAACGTAAGAATGAGCTTATTGATCAGGGCGCAGCTACAGACTGGCTGAAAGAAATTACCCGTACTCCGGTGATTCAGGACCATAATCTTACTATTAGAGGTGGTAACGGTGTGACCAACTACCTGGCAAGTTTAAACTATGACAATGCCCAGGGTTTGTTTCTTAAATCTTTCAATCAAATATTTTCAGGAAGATTTGATATCAATCATAGCATGTTTGATAACAAATTAAAATTGAACGTTAACGCTTTTAGCTCATCAAGGCGTTTGAATGGCTTCAATTCAAATATTTACCGGCAGGCTTTGATGCAAAACCCCACGGCCCCGTTAAAAAATGAAGATGGTACCTGGTTTCAGGAGTTGACAAAGTTCGATTATCAAAGTCCTGTGTCGGATATTATGGAGTCAGATGGGGAAACCAGTGAGTCATTATCAAGGTATAATGGTACCATTTCATTTTTGCCGGTAAAAGGATTGAAATTTTCAGCCCTGTTTTCTTACTCAAAATGGATGCAGAAATATGGATATGCAGAAACCAAGCAGCATGCCTCCACCCTGAGAGATGGCCGCAACGGATATGCGAACGATGGCGGGGCTCAGTCTATTGACCGGTTGACAGAATTGACAGGCGAGTATACGAAGTCGTTTAACCGGCATAACCTTACGGCTCTTGCCGGTTATAGTTACCAGGAAAACGATTATACCAATCACTACATGGAAAATTGGGATTTTCCCACAGATATTTTTAGCTGGCATAATATCGGTCTGGGCAGAGCTATCAGCAGTGGCGAGTTTGTTGGCTTGATCCGTAATTACAAAACGGAAACCAATTTGGTAGGTTTTTTTGGTAGGCTATCCTATAATTACGACCAGAGATACTTGTTGATGGCAAGTTTGCGGAGAGAAAAGGCAAGCCAGTTATGGGGCACGCGTAATCCATGGGGGGTGTTTCCTGCAGTTTCAGCAGGTTGGAGAATCAGCCGCGAAAAGTTCATGCAAAATCAGAATGTCTTCGATGATCTTAAATTAAGAGTGGGGTATGGAGTTACCGGTTCACAACCATCCGACCTTTTTCGAGGTGTAGCATTGCTGGGCTACAGCGGTTTTGTATTGTCTGATGGCAAGTGGGTGCAAACAATTATTCCCACGCAAAATGCTAATCCGGATTTAAAATGGGAAGAAAAAAGGGAAACAAATATTGGCCTTGATTTTAGTATGTTAAAGGGCCGGTTGTCCGGCAGTATAGACTTGTACAACCGCCAGATACATAATTTGCTTTATTTGTTTGAAGTACCCAGCCCTCCTAATCTATATAACAGAACGCTTGCCAACGTAGGTACACTCGAAAATAAAGGGTTGGAAGTGCTGGTCAATTTTACCCCGGTGATGCGCAAAAACTTTCAATGGAATTCAATGGTTAACTTCTCCACGAATTCTAACAAGCTTAAAAGTCTTTCCAATGACTTGTATCGAACATCAACCGACTACCTGCGTGTAGGCGCTATTTTCCCTCCCATCCAAACTTTTTCGCATTTGTTAAGAGTAGGAGGATCTGTTGGCGATTTCTATGGCTATAAGGTGGTCGATATTGGTAATGATCCTGCAGATGCTGCAAATTATGGTCAATGGATATATGAAGGACGGGATGGAACTCCGGTAAAATATGCCGATTTTGCTCATGCCTTTGAAGATAAAAAAGTGATCGGTAATGGCTTGCCCCGCTACTATCTCACCTGGAATAACAACCTGCAATATAAAAGCTGGGATCTGGGAATAACACAAAGAGGCGCTTTCAAATTTCAGGTAGCTAACCTTCAGCGTATGATGTTTGAGAATCCCACACAGGCACAATATAATTTGCTAAAGAATGCTTACGACCCGGTTTATGGTAAAGCAGTATTGAAGTCGCCAGTTGAGTTCAATAGTTATTATATAGAAAACGGAGACTTCTGGAAGATTGACAACATAACCCTGGGATACAGTATAAAAACAGATAAAATCAAATACATTAAATCAGCAAGAATATATATAGCTACGCTCAACACATTCATCATTACAGGCTATAAAGGTATTGACCCGGAAGTGAGCCTGCGAAATGGTACTTCATCAGCCCAGTCCGGTGTATTGCAGGTTCCCACCTCTGGCCTCGATCCGGGTATGGACTCACCGTATAAGTATCCAACTACCAGAACATTCAGTATAGGCTTAAACGTTAACTTTTAA
- a CDS encoding RagB/SusD family nutrient uptake outer membrane protein, with product MKKKYFNIKFWISCTLISLSIFSACTKLKDTSYSQIISGGFSPTASDISALAGAAYVDWRGLLLQWNTVYRAQEVSADQMLTPARPNGWVDGGVYRRIHEHKWTTEDDIVVNVWTRAYQGITNCNRIIYQVQSSAIPVAPKDTSSLVAELKLLRASYYWMLCDMYGNVPIVDRFDVPAGYLPQQNTRREVYNFIVNDLLANIPKVTDEVSAKTYGKFNKWAGLTLLAKMYLNAQVYSGTPEWEKCKAVCDTIINFATTSGKITLEASQKSVFATENENSREIIFALPFDSKYVNEWNSFDVHMQTLQPQNQKTYNLQSSPWGGVCAVPQFISTFDPQDSRLTENYIFGQQFSAAGDSLFGSMGAFVGKPLAYRNYVAGVDQSEEVDGYRLGKFEIAMGATNRLSNDWPLLRYADVLMMKAECLLRTGDAPGAATLVTQVRQRAFRSNAAKAVVTGAQLLLGSGYDYGLRNHLTSTQEGGADVQYGRFLDELAWEFNQEARRRTDLIRFGVFTRKSWLSHSPNGDYRALFPIPKTEIDKNANLKQNPGYN from the coding sequence ATGAAAAAGAAATATTTCAATATAAAGTTTTGGATTTCGTGTACCCTTATTTCCCTGTCAATTTTCTCTGCATGTACTAAGTTAAAGGATACCTCATACAGCCAGATCATTTCAGGGGGCTTTTCACCTACAGCGTCAGATATAAGCGCGCTGGCCGGTGCAGCCTACGTAGATTGGCGTGGTTTACTTTTGCAATGGAATACCGTGTACAGGGCACAGGAGGTTTCGGCCGATCAGATGCTGACTCCTGCGCGGCCAAATGGTTGGGTAGACGGTGGTGTTTACCGCCGGATACATGAACATAAGTGGACTACCGAGGATGATATTGTTGTAAACGTTTGGACCAGGGCTTATCAGGGTATTACCAATTGCAATCGCATTATCTACCAGGTCCAGTCCAGTGCAATTCCTGTTGCTCCTAAAGACACCAGTTCTTTGGTGGCAGAGTTGAAGCTGTTGCGTGCATCTTATTACTGGATGCTATGCGACATGTATGGTAATGTTCCGATAGTTGACAGGTTTGATGTACCTGCAGGTTATTTACCGCAGCAGAATACAAGACGGGAGGTTTACAATTTTATTGTAAATGATCTGCTGGCCAACATACCTAAAGTAACTGACGAAGTAAGCGCTAAAACGTATGGCAAGTTTAATAAATGGGCAGGTCTTACATTACTTGCAAAAATGTATTTGAATGCTCAGGTTTATAGTGGTACTCCTGAGTGGGAGAAGTGTAAAGCAGTATGTGATACTATTATCAATTTTGCTACAACCAGTGGAAAGATTACTTTAGAAGCCAGCCAGAAAAGTGTTTTTGCTACAGAAAACGAGAATTCGAGGGAGATAATATTTGCGCTACCCTTCGATTCAAAGTATGTAAATGAGTGGAATTCATTCGATGTACATATGCAAACGCTGCAGCCGCAAAATCAAAAAACATACAATCTGCAATCCTCTCCCTGGGGGGGCGTTTGCGCGGTTCCTCAATTTATCAGCACCTTCGATCCACAGGATAGCAGGCTTACAGAGAATTATATATTCGGACAGCAATTTTCAGCGGCAGGCGACAGCCTTTTTGGCTCGATGGGGGCTTTTGTAGGTAAGCCACTGGCGTATCGTAATTATGTAGCCGGAGTTGACCAGTCAGAGGAGGTAGATGGTTATCGTCTCGGTAAGTTTGAAATAGCCATGGGAGCTACTAATCGACTAAGTAACGACTGGCCGCTTTTAAGATATGCCGACGTACTGATGATGAAGGCCGAATGCTTATTGCGTACCGGCGATGCCCCTGGTGCTGCAACGTTAGTAACACAGGTGAGGCAAAGAGCATTCCGTTCCAATGCGGCCAAGGCTGTTGTAACCGGCGCGCAGTTGCTGCTGGGAAGCGGTTACGATTACGGTTTAAGAAACCATTTGACATCAACCCAGGAAGGTGGCGCAGATGTTCAGTATGGACGTTTTCTTGATGAGCTGGCCTGGGAGTTCAATCAGGAGGCGCGGCGAAGAACCGATCTGATTCGGTTTGGTGTTTTTACAAGAAAGTCATGGCTATCTCACTCTCCCAATGGAGATTATCGCGCCCTGTTTCCCATTCCGAAAACAGAGATTGACAAAAATGCTAATCTGAAGCAAAATCCGGGCTATAACTAA
- a CDS encoding glycosyltransferase family 2 protein, translated as MQHSSVAIVILNWNGKKYLEEFLPHLLLSTYENFRIIVADNSSTDDSLSFLQQAYPSIEIIRLAENYGFAKGYNLALQQVEADYYLLLNSDVKVTPGWIEPMVDLLEQDQQLAACQPKLLSYHHPRFFEYAGAAGGWLDHYGYPFAMGRVFDVSEEDQGQYDTSVPIFWASGAALLIRAHVFRESGGFDNYFFAHQEEIDLCWRIQLLGYRIYSCPAAVVYHVGGGTLPKGNSLKTYLNFRNNNIMIYKNMYGYRKGYVLLARFFLDAVSAFKSLLKGDGGYFVAVFSAHLSFAKWIIADRKKSVFPKNRKAALDGYLRKSVIWAHFAGGKNKFSEIVKDNNSDL; from the coding sequence ATGCAACATTCATCAGTAGCAATAGTTATTTTGAATTGGAACGGTAAGAAGTACCTGGAGGAGTTCCTGCCTCACTTACTGTTGTCTACCTATGAAAATTTCCGGATCATCGTTGCTGATAATAGTTCAACTGATGATTCACTGAGTTTTTTGCAGCAAGCCTATCCTTCAATAGAAATTATCCGGCTTGCCGAAAATTACGGATTTGCAAAAGGGTATAACCTGGCGTTACAGCAGGTGGAAGCTGATTACTATTTGTTATTGAATTCGGATGTAAAGGTTACGCCTGGATGGATAGAGCCGATGGTGGATCTTTTGGAGCAGGATCAACAGCTGGCTGCCTGCCAGCCCAAACTCCTGTCGTATCATCATCCCCGGTTTTTTGAATATGCAGGTGCTGCAGGAGGATGGCTGGATCATTATGGTTACCCTTTTGCAATGGGGCGTGTTTTTGATGTTTCGGAGGAAGACCAGGGGCAATATGATACCAGTGTACCAATATTCTGGGCCTCGGGGGCTGCTTTGCTGATACGTGCTCACGTCTTTCGCGAATCAGGCGGATTTGATAATTATTTTTTCGCACACCAGGAAGAAATTGACCTTTGCTGGCGAATACAGTTACTCGGATACCGGATTTACAGCTGTCCTGCCGCCGTAGTGTATCATGTAGGAGGGGGCACTTTACCTAAAGGTAATTCTTTAAAAACCTATTTGAACTTTCGTAATAACAATATCATGATCTATAAGAACATGTATGGATATCGAAAGGGGTATGTTTTGCTGGCCCGGTTTTTTCTGGATGCGGTATCTGCATTTAAAAGTTTGCTGAAAGGGGATGGGGGATACTTTGTAGCGGTATTCAGTGCGCATCTTTCTTTTGCGAAATGGATAATAGCCGATCGGAAAAAAAGTGTGTTTCCTAAAAACAGGAAGGCAGCGCTTGACGGTTATCTTCGCAAATCTGTCATTTGGGCTCACTTTGCAGGAGGTAAGAATAAGTTTTCAGAAATAGTGAAGGACAATAATAGTGACCTTTAA
- a CDS encoding uroporphyrinogen decarboxylase, with protein sequence MNHTVEIVGYLATVFLVISFLPRNVRFIRTINFFACLVFVVYGVLLGLKWPIIISNGLIALIQLYHLFFNKKNALQPK encoded by the coding sequence ATGAACCATACTGTCGAAATTGTTGGGTACCTCGCTACGGTATTTTTGGTTATTTCTTTTTTACCCCGAAATGTGCGCTTTATACGTACGATTAACTTTTTTGCATGCCTGGTATTTGTGGTCTATGGGGTGCTGCTTGGGTTAAAATGGCCTATTATTATCAGTAACGGACTAATAGCACTGATTCAATTATACCATTTGTTTTTTAACAAGAAAAATGCACTACAACCTAAGTAA
- a CDS encoding SPOR domain-containing protein, with translation MKTLLIVPLFFLSTGLFAQITGSVNVYKDPRIDILLKKQAETNDLSTRNTSKRRTAKGYRLLIISSNNRGEALTARTKILTNFPELKAYMWYQSPYYKVKAGNFTSRSEAESYQRRMSSMFPGNIFIMNDTVEVKPEEADAQE, from the coding sequence ATGAAAACTCTTTTAATCGTACCACTATTCTTCTTAAGCACCGGTTTGTTCGCTCAAATAACGGGCAGCGTAAATGTTTACAAAGATCCGCGTATCGACATCCTGTTAAAAAAGCAGGCCGAAACCAATGATCTTTCTACCCGTAATACCTCTAAACGCCGCACGGCAAAGGGCTATCGGCTTCTAATAATAAGTAGTAATAACCGCGGTGAAGCATTAACAGCCCGCACCAAAATTCTCACCAATTTCCCTGAGCTAAAGGCCTATATGTGGTATCAATCACCCTACTATAAAGTAAAAGCCGGCAATTTCACTTCGAGAAGTGAAGCAGAATCTTATCAGAGAAGAATGTCTTCAATGTTTCCTGGCAATATATTTATTATGAATGATACGGTTGAAGTAAAGCCAGAAGAAGCCGATGCCCAGGAATAA